Below is a window of Vigna radiata var. radiata cultivar VC1973A unplaced genomic scaffold, Vradiata_ver6 scaffold_51, whole genome shotgun sequence DNA.
ACAAAGTAGGAAGAAACTCAAACAAcctgataccaacttgagattgaaactgTAAAAATAATTCTAGAAGGCTTGAAAGATCCATCTCActctcattctatatataagaaagttGCGATgcaaaatacattataaatagagtaaccttagacacaatataatcataataaataaaataaccctagatataatataataatgataaatagggtaaatattaacaaaatttaaataaattatctatttatttatatttatacttctatactattatataaagagATCCTTTgtacatttttgtttccaattcTATCATTTAAgtgactttttcttttaatttgatctttttattataaaatttaactattcttttaaattaaaataactggTCGttgttttagtttaaataataacttaaatagAGATAGATATGATATATCTCTCTTTCCTAACAATACATTATCTATAgttgatatttatatttgaacCATTTAGAGTTATTAAGGATATTTGAACCATTTAGACCTATTAGattcaaatttatattggtagttgatttagttttaaataaacttaatattatgtatctcattttatattttaaaagaaattacattgagggtaaaattgttttatataaattatcgttgttttttaaaatatatattaaattaaataaattagaaaaaaataaaatcaataaaatattaatttatctaGTATTAAAATGCTtaagtataaatagaaattttatatacgagtatctttaaaatatattattctttaaaaatcacttttatagAGTTCTCTACATATTTTCTTAGCATTCTCACTCTCTATTCATCTTTTCGAAGATCTGAAACTGTTAAAGGGATCCTTAACAAGTTCATCAAATATAGTCAATCAATTTCTTTGTTTGAGTAGttattgttgtaaaaaaaactgacaaaataatatttcctgaggcgtgtagagttACTGTCCTTAAGGATTTATTCGCGATatgttgcgcaagtcccccaggatacaacaggaacttctcaaaAGAATTTCTGAGGATTTCAGAACTAGCAATGAACTCTAAACAGAGTATAAGAATAACCtggaataattttagaagaagaagagagctAAAGAATGAAACTCAGAGaagaggagaatgagaaagaatgaaGTTGGTGTGTTTGGGAATGGGAaaaagctctctatttatagagctagtaaataatcaattacataaaagagattaaaaaacataaatgatttaattaaaatttgaacgttgaaaaaaaattgcaatgaATGTTGCCCCAAAGAGGCGTTGCTCTCAACATATAACATTCAACGTTGCAAaagtttcttttgcaataaagcAACGTTATTACAAAAATCTcccacttattgcaaaagaaagttgaaagaaaagtttttgactcaaatagttcagacattaaaataaatataagaaacttttattctgggtctcataggatgtaatgcatcaaagctggtataacaagctatatgaaccagtcttagatttaGAAACTTAACAGATAGTGTAGTTGGTATAACAAACTATATGAACAAAAGACACTTGAcatgtgttagaggtttatcaatcacaatacacccccacaatccttgttgttatcgttGTGTTGCGCTTATTAGGCCATGCGCGTGCTccgtattcatgagtgctctaaagatcatgccaagatctcatgcaagtggccccactcgacactcatataagtgatttcatcaagtgtatgctgcaaatcatacatcacccataagggatatgaaaatcattaaaaactttgtttaagctaaaattctatctccacatagaattttaatgacaaagtttaacctctcaataatgcaatctctagcactttcacacacaccataagaagggacataattgattaaaatcaatttagtgctatcagaattaacaagtgacttgtttttacccatatgaaccttattcatgggatctccaatcacaaaggttgggttaccatcacttgtttgtttgcaagtggcttaagtcccattcccctccatgtttctaatatcatttttctaCCCAGGGGTTTTGTCCGAGGATCCGCTAGTTttcgttctgacttcacataatcaatggaaatagttccactctttagcaccttcttcaccaaattgtgtctcaattgtatatgtctattctttccattgtaattcttgtttttagctatagctattgccggTTGGCAATCATAGTGTATTGATActgatggggttggtttcattcctagtggaatgttcactaagaagtttttcaaccacttaGCCTCGTtaccagccatctcaagagcaataaactcagattccattgttgatcttgcaataatagtttgttggctgatctccatgtaatcgcaccacccccaagtgtgaatacatagccactagtggattttgtctcatctgaatcagagatccagttagcatcactatacccttctagtacaacGGGAAATCCGCTATATttaatggcataatccattgaacctattaagtatctcataagcctaacaagtgcatcccaatgttcctgatttggacattgagtgcacctactcagtctacctattgcataagcaatatcaggtctaaAAAAACTCATTAAGTGAAGTAAGCTCCTAATTATCTAGGCATACTGAGGCTGAAATAATGATTATCCTctatttttgattaatttagaattagcatcataaggggtactcactggttttaagtcataaaactcaaacttcttaagaagtttctcaatgtattgcTCTTcagatagtaatatactatctcccttccttatgattatAATACCTACaatcacattggcttcacccatgtctttcatttcaaattttaatcctagaaacaatttagttctagcgacaatctcattgcatgtaccaaatattaacatgtcatccacatacaagcaTATAATGACACTATCACCATTTTCAGATTTAAAGTGCACACATTTATCagcatcattaggtgaaaaaccatcacaaagcaacacattatcaagtttttcatgccatTGTTTTGTTGCTTGTTATAACCCATACAAGGATTTTAAGAGTTTACATACTTTATCCTCTTGACcaggtacaacacacccttcaggttgagtcatataaatttcctcctctaaatcaccattcaaaaaggttgttttaacatccatctgaTGTATCACTAGTTTATGGATAGCTGCTAGAGCTAACAACACTCGAACAAAGACAATCCTAGTCACAggagcaaaagtatcaaagtaatctatgttgggtttttgagtAATTCCTTTTTctactaatcttgccttatatTTCTCTATGGATCCATCAGGGTAATATTTcttcttaaagatccacttacaaccaatgggttttgctcctttaggcaAATTTAttaaagtccaagtattgtttttccaaattgattcaatttcagtcctAATGGCCTTATCCCACTGTTTTGCATCAGGAGCACTACTAGCTTCTACAAAGCTTGTTGGACCactatcaacaagataagtataaaagtcatctccaaaggaagtttcctttctctgttttttacttcttctcaaatcctcattcatggtatcactattattattattattattattgttattattattattattattattattattattattattattattattattattattattattgttatcatcatcatcatcatcatcatcatcatcaacaggttgagacatctcactaacctttaagggaaacacatgttcaaaaaccTCAACATTTTTTGTCTCTATTatagaatttctctcaagtatgTTACTTTTAACAACTAAAAACCTGTAGGCAGCACTATGTTCAGCATAACCTAAGAACATACAATCAGAGGTTTTGaagcctattttccttttcttaggatcgaGTAACATTACCTTAGCTAAGCACCCGcacactcttagatatttaaggcTAGGTTGATAACCTTTCCACaactcataaggagttttacTGGTTTTCTTATGgggtattctattttgtaaaaaacacgtagtaagcaaggcttctccccaaaggttatTGGGTGCACTAGAACTAACAAGCATAAAATTCATCATTTCCTTGAgggttctattttttctctcaactactccattagactcgggtgaatatggtggggttacttcatggataatcccttctttaacacaatagtcattaaacagtacatactcaccacctctatctgatctaatcctcttaattttcttattcaattgattttctacttctgctttataggttaaaaacacatcaaaggcttcatatttgtgtttgattaagtaaactttggtgtatctagaataatcatctataaaggtcacaaaataatttttacctcccCTAGACATAGTTTGTTTCATATAAGCTAGATCAGTATGAATTAACCCTAAAAGTTTAGTTTGGCGTAAtatagaaaaacatgttttctttgttaatttagattctacacatatatcacatttactactctgtttatcatgcatattaatcaatcctagtcgttgtaatttcaaaacatacaaGGAATTCACATGacctaatctagcatgccatatatcatacgagtcaacaatataagcagaagaacttgattcattaatattttcataaacatttagaatgaagagtccttgatcacaatatcccttccccacgaaaacattattttttgtcataatgatcttgtcagactcaaatgacactttaaccGCCACCTTTCCCAATAGCGCtacagagattaaattaactctgattgatggcacatgtagcacatcactcaaggccagaGTCTTTCCAGATGTGAGTTTGAGAGGAACTTTCCTTTTTCCCAGAACAAGAGTGGTGCTGGAATCACCGAGGTAGACGTGTTCTTCTTCATcccctacactagtgtaagaggtaaaggcacttctgtttgcacagatatgcctggtagcaccagagtctaccacccatttactcacattgGTCATTAGATTTACTTGAGAAACAACCGCAACAATAATGTCATCTCCTTCGGCTATATATGCCCTAGGAGGATTGTCGTTTCTTATTCTACGCCAAGTGGGTTTAGATTCATTGGGAcgagatttaagaaaattatttttctttttgttattagGTTTGTGTGCATACCTTTTGGGAGCAACAACAACTCCATACACGTGTAAAAGGATGGACACGCGTTCTTGCCAACACCAGAAGTTCTGACCAGAGAAATCCTCGACTTTTGACACGTTCGGAAGTGATTTTGTGAACACCGTCTAAGTTCTGGAAACAATGGTTTGGCTCTCCGAAAGCATGTTGTTGACGTcagccataagtccttaagattgttgtaaaaaaaaattgacaaaattatatttcctgaggcgtgtagagtcactgtccttaaggacttatctgcggtgtgttgcgcaagtcccccaggatacaacaggaacttcttaGAAGAATTTATGAGGATCTCAAAACTAGCAAGGAACTCTAAACAAAGTATAAGAATAAcccaaaataattttagaagaagaagagagctAAAGAATGAAACTTAGAGaagaggagaatgagaaagaatgaaGTTGGTGTGTTTGGGAATGGGAaagagctctctatttatagagttaggaaagaatcaattaaataaaagaaattaaaaaaacataaatgatttaattaaaatttgaacgTTGAAAAAACGTTGCAATAATTGTTTCCCTAAAGAGACGTTGCTCTCAACATATAACATTCAACATTGCAAaagtttcttttgcaataaagcTACGTTATTACAACAGTTCTACATCCTTTCTCTAAGTCCAATATGTTTTCTTTATGCATGTAGGTTTTACTTGCCTTCATGTTTCTTTATAATCTTCAACATGAGTCTTTGATGATCAAAGATTCTAATGGTATGACTTGATCAATTTTGTGATGTTTCAATATATAGATAGAGCACATTGTGGAGTTAGAGGTATTTTGATGTTTAGAGTAGCTAAAACCATTAAAACCTATGGAAGCTAATTTTAGTTGCTCTATGTTTTGAATTGTCCAATTAACTAAAGGTGGTCGTTGATACGAATAAAGGATTATCTCCTAAGAcatatatgagaagaacttGGAGAAAAAGATTTTCAATTCAAAAGGTCTATGACAAGGTAAAGATCAAAACATATCTCCTTGAATCTTATAATGTTTCGTGAAGAAATGAATTTAAAGAACATTAAGATCATGAGTATAATTAAAGAgtaatttaggaaattaaataaattgtaattttatttttattataaacaatttgtttctgtttttaatttttcaaggtATTTTTTGACCCGATGTATTTGGgctttcttttagggtttcttaggtgccttaaacatttatacctctctctctctctctctctctctctatatatatatatatatatatatatatatatatatatatatataggggcaTCAAATACATAGGTAGACATTTTTGAgtcataatatatgtatttgCATTTTTGAGAGAAGATTCTCTTGTTTCTTGGATTAGAACTCTGATTCTTATGAACAATTAACTTCTTTATGGTGAATCTTCACTCGACTTATCAATCTACTAGAATGTGACATCTccatttttgtcttattttgcattcttctctgatttatttttattgtgcctcttgaggattcaaattaaaaaaagatcaTAGTTTTTCTTGGGCAGAAATATAACATCTAGTATGTAGAGCAAGGTTCTTGTTTGAATATcctcttttatcttatttttccgtcatattaaaaaaaaacaagaatccAACTCCCttgatttcttaattttcatatctttttatattcttcttttaatttgtgTATTTCTACATTAGATTCgtggaaattattttttttttcttttttgtgtttttatgttaattattgtCCCAATTAAATGTTTACCTTAatctttgtttgtgtgttgaactgtcaaattaatatatatatatatatatatatatatatatatatatatatatatatatatatatatatatatatatatgatctaagttaaaaagaaaaatatatattaaaaaagaaaagagaaaataaggatttaaaagtaaaaaaaaaagtgtagagTTCAACACAAATTACTATGTTGCACTATTATTTATgaatgataatatattaaattacattttgtCTTTTTAGAGTCTCTGAGTTGtctcatttaattctttttggtagtccaataaatttataattttattattttatgtctttCAAAAATTCCTTAAAGTTTTGtctatatttttctattttctttgactTTTTGATTCAAGATTTAGATCTTGTAATGTTTTTCACATTGTTTGTTCAATCTTCCCTTTTAAGTTATGGGAGTTTTCTGCCAAACATTAAAGGGAATTTAAGTGAAAAAAGGTAACAAAGTACTTAAAAAAAAGCCTATTTGTGTGATACATGAGAGGCATTTGAGGGAAACACTTAGATAAGCGGTgaagatttaaatatattatgttattttgttttcttaacaTTTTTGCAAGATTTATCAATTTTGAACAATGCAACATATTATTGCAGAGACATCCTTCTATAAGTTGTCTGCTCACGAGGTCTTGGTGTAGAATGTCAATGCCTTGGTGTCTAGAATTATAAAGTTGAATGGTgaattttttagtattaaaaggAAGCACAGGCATGACAAAAATGTTTTCCCAAGGGTTAAATCAAGTGTTATAAGATGTTTCAAATGTGAAGACTATAGGCATGAAACTCATCAGTGTCCTAATTAATCTGTAGTCCAATGACTACTAATGAGAACCCCAAACACtacattatatatttgaaagagaaagaaggaagaactttgcaaaaattaaatgtCTTAAAAAGAAGACAAGAGCGAAAGCTTAAaagaacagaagaagaaaaaggtacttatagaaatgaaagaaagagaaataagaaaaagaagagaaagaaaagagacagtgtgaagaaagagaaaaagaaaagaaagaaaaaagagcaagagaggagaaagaaaatagagaaaaagaagaaagagaaaaaaaagtgagtgaggagaaagaaaatagagaaacagatgagaaagaatagaaagaaaagaaagaaaggaaagatggggaagagaaagaagaaagagagaaaaataagatacCATCCTGATttgtcattaaaagaaaatgctaattgacctctttttattttgttacatAGGAAAGATTTGTTTATCAAGAAACCATGACATCAATAAGGGAAGGAAGACAAGATGACAGAAAAGGAAAACACAAGCTTAGAACCCAAAACACTTGTGTTTGATAATTTGTTAGCTTGTTTGTCAATTTATTTGGATACTCAAAGTGATTCTTTTAGTATGGAAACAAGCTCAGAAATATATGCATATGAGTTAGCTTGTTTGACCATCTCTAAGCAACTTACAGATAATCAAAACCATACTTATAGTTTGACTTTTTACTTGGAAAATATTCTtttgtgttggaagtcccacatcgactagagataaggccaatttataatatataagtggggtgcagacctcaccttacaagccagttttgtgggattgagttaggcctaaaacccacttctaacatggtatcagagctatggttagagcctatcctagcgatatttgttgggcagattgctccacccgctattgggccgtCATCGGACCACTCATtcatatctagtctcacgctcgatatgtatatacatcggcgtgaggggggtgtgttggaaatcccacatcgactagagataaggccaatttataatatataagtggggtgtagacctcaccttacaagccggttttgtggggttgagttagtgggtgtgttggaagtcccacatcgactagagataaggccaatttataatatataagtggggtgtagacctcaccttacaagccggttttgtggggttgagttaggcctaaaacccacttctaacattttGATCTTCTTTGAGAATTgcatctttaatttaaaattatttgatgatATTTAACCCTAAAGGCAGACCTCCAAATCTTTGATGGCAAGAGATTGACCTCTTTAAGGATccaaatctcattttaatagatttCTTAAGCATAAAATCCATCATCTCCAAACCTTGTTTGATATGCCCAGTCCTACACAAACCACTTACCAAAGCATTGAAGGTAAATTGGTTAGGGAAAACCCTTTTTCATCATAAATAAATCTCAAAGCTTCCAATTCTACCCTTTCTACAAAGCCTATTCACCAAAACATTCACGGAAACCATAGTTAGCGTGCACTCGGACTCCACCATAAGTTCCTAAATCCTTAATGCGTTGTCCACGTTACCCTCTTTGATAAATCCTTGCATGAGCTTGGTGAATGTTTTCTCGTCAGGTTTGAGGTCGTGGTTAGGCATGTCCTCGAGCATGAGAATGGCAGGCCACAACTGATGAGCCTTGCAGAGGGCCTAAATCAAGATGTTGAAGGTAGAACTTTCAGATGTTATGCCGTCAACCACCATCTTGGAGTGTAGCGTTTCAACTAGCTTGAGCTTTCTAGGATTTTGATGAACCCTAATTTCATAATCCTTAATTTCacatttcaaaaatcaattttttcattttttaattacattttccAAGTAAAATACTCTGCATATGTCATGCCATTTAATGAATTCACCtcatcttaaatttaatttcattaacttaatttaacGACAAAGACCAATTACtcaaaatttttcatttttagaaatattaaaaagaaaaataaaaaaatgacctatttaaaaaaatctaacataaataaagactactaatgattaaaccttaatttattttattagaaaaaatagtttatcattacgaaaatcaataaatatgatttgatgtgaaagttaaaaaatatctaataattaaTCGGTAGGAAGTAAAAAAACCATGTCGACATAACTCCATTGTATTAAATGACTGAacatttctatatatatattttttttatttcactgaAATTGAATGAGATTATAGTAAATCTTGTTAGTAAATTGAATGGTACAAAAAAGGGATATTATTTTTGAAGGTGAAAATTTTGTATAGAAgttaaataatatcaaatatcatGGTTTATTATGTATCTTTAATTGGCAAAACATTAGCAAAGAAAATCAAGtcattaaaaagtataattcaGAGCTAAAGACATAATTAAGCCCTAATAACAAAATTGATCCAATAGGGAGGAGTTGGAATCTGTGTGGGGAAGGGATAGGTACAGATTTGTGACTTCTCTCTTCACATTGCTTCGATTTTTTGCTTCTCAGAGCTCTGAACTTGACCGACGTCGTTTCACCTCAAAGCGCTTCGAGAAAATGGCATTCTTCTTGAACAAAACAACCGTTGCTTCCCATTTTGTAACTCAGTCCCAGGTATTCCTATACTTCATTTCTATGACATATTGAATATAattgttaatttcatttaacGATTCGGTTTTCCTTTATCTTATACCGAAAATCCTTTTTGAGAAATCAGAAGACCGACGAATTCGCTTCTTTTCCGCGCCGTCGATTCCACGTTGAGCCTGGCCCTCGTGAAAAAGCTGTAAGgcgtatttttttattttttattttttattgctagatttgttattgttttttcaCGATTCAAGTAATTACGTGCATCTGGATCACATATTTCTACTTATAattactttgatttaatttggcAATAGACAAATTAGGGTTTAAGAAGACCTCATTCTCGACTTAGTCAGCAAAAGTGGAGAGTTTTCTTTTGATGGACTCATTTCGTAAACACATACTGGCATTCGGGATTAGGAAAATTTCTGAAATGTGATTTTGATCCCGTCTCCACGAATTTGTCATTTGCTATTTGTGGTATCGTTGAAAGAAATAGAGAAAGTATTTTGTAgctttttaaatgtttttttagcTTTTGCGAATTCGTTGTAGAAGTTAACGTGCTCATCTGTTTTGACACACATTTGGTTGCTTGTGCATTCATTTTTACCGCTTGGATTTTGTTGCAGCTCTTAGCCGAAGATCCAATTCTGAAACCATTCAAATCGTATAAGAAGAGTGTAAAACAGCTCAAAAGAATTGGGAATGTTCTCACGGTTGTTGTTGTAGCAGGTATATGTCTTTAACTCTGATTTTGATTGAAGGAGTGAGGGTCTTTTTGTTGTATTGCGTTTGTGAATGGAAGTTGAAAGATTTTGATTTGAGAAATGAAACTGAGTAGtactttattattatctttgaaGGATTGAAATCGCTTGTTAATGAGCTGGACTTTGTTGTGACAGTTTATGTGCTTGTGAAGCAGTTTGGAATCTAAAGTGTGGTAGTTGCTAAATCATTTGAACAGGACTTATGATTTATCTACGAATActgtttttgtttcatttcaaatttgttGGCCTTATTGTTGTTCACACATCATTCTAAATGTTAAATTTGTCCTTGTAGTCCCAATAGACTAACTTTGAAAAccataataattttaacaaaacatacatcatggtttttcatttctttctattAAGTTCTCAAAGCAGGTAAATGacatgtgaattttttttccaaaatcaatAACTTCCGATGATTCTAAGTTTGTGCAATTTCAGAAAATATCCATGTAATTGCTTAAGTTGAGAATTTGATTAAGTTTTATCTGATAAGATACTGTAAGTTTTTAAATGGTTTAGTCTTTCCTAGTTCTTTGAGAAGGGTGTGCTTGAGTTGAAGTTGTCTTGGTGGTGTTTTCCAAACTAAACTAACCAGCTAAATGCACATAAGGGAGTCTTTTTTATTGGTAAgcttcaatgaaaaaaaaattgttcaaaccTGTGTTTAAAATTGGTTTCTATGAGATCAAACTTACGAACAACGTAGTTGGAAATGGTCTTGAGCCAGATTTGTTGTTTGGCTTAGACATTGCCCTCGGTGATTTGGAAATACAGCATGCCTCATTGCCTTTGCAGTTTGATTACTGAAACCTGATTACTTCACCACTAAATTTGGATTAGTGAATATGATAGATTATGAAAAGTACtttatgaaatgtttttttttttctgaaataacAACTTCGGAAAAAAGGACGCAGTACTTTTTATTCCCTTGAGTGTGTAACTTTGGGCTTTTCGATATTGTCATTGTTACAGGGTTTTTTTGTGTCAGAGCCAATAGGATATATTTCCTCCTGAGTATATTCTGTGTACTCAAATGTTAGCAACTCTAGCATTGAACAAAATGGGCTACTTGCATAGTTATTTAAAggtctatttatattataatcacTTTCAGCAGTGTAAAGAATATTCTATTATTTGCCCATGGTAAAATTTGTTTAGCTTGTTGAAATCTTGATTTCTCAGTTGTTTTTTTTCCATGGACACCTTTTACAATGCTTTGGCATTATTCGCAACTAGGAACATGtgtgaataataatattatgacagCACTTATTAATTGACGATTCTGctcacaaaaatattttgcattACCTATCCATGTGTATTTTGAATATATCCTAGTTTATGGTATGTTACTACTCTTGAAACATTCATTCTAATTTCTCTACCTGTTCCATCTTTTCAATGTTCTTGTTTGCTTATTTATGATGTTTCAGGATGCTGTTACGAAATATATGTTAGAGCTGTTACACGAGAGAATGCACGAAAACAGTAGCATTCTAAAAGTTCTTGACAAAGCGAATATTGGGAGTTAGTTGTGTTTTGTTGGATGTTTGTGGCAACAATTTGGACTGTTATTAGCCATTTTAGAATAAGCTGAAATGTATTTGAACCAAAATGGTCTGTGCATCGGTAGCTTTTTCCccattttaaatattgtctAGTGAATACAATTTCATGGCTTCAGTCTGAGAAACAGATATGATTCCTTCAACCAAGTTTGAGGGCGAGCAATAATGAGATGTCGGGTGTGATATGAGATGTTTAATGCAATTCTACAATCAAGCTTTGCCTGAAATGTTAATGAATGTGATAATCCGATCAATGGGAATTGTAATCCGATGTTGGCCGAATTGTATTAATCAGAATTGTAGACTAGTGCTTGACAAATATATTTTGGCAGTATCGTTTGCCCATCATTGTAGGGAAGGCTGGAGTTCTTCATAacctttttttaagtttaatagtttgacttttatttattttttaaaaattaataatgatgtttattttaaattaattattgattaattttcaaGTGataaagagaaatagaaaattcAGAGCTTTCCAAAAGCAAGTGATTCTTTTCTGAACCAGAGACCAGAGAACTCCATTCACCCAAAAGACATTAATTTATAAGGTATggttttattatgattttagtCTCTAGCTATGGATTTTCAAATTTCGAAACTCTGTTCCTTCAACgtaaa
It encodes the following:
- the LOC106780649 gene encoding succinate dehydrogenase subunit 7B, mitochondrial isoform X1; translation: MAFFLNKTTVASHFVTQSQKTDEFASFPRRRFHVEPGPREKALLAEDPILKPFKSYKKSVKQLKRIGNVLTVVVVAGCCYEIYVRAVTRENARKQ
- the LOC106780649 gene encoding succinate dehydrogenase subunit 7B, mitochondrial isoform X2; the encoded protein is MAFFLNKTTVASHFVTQSQTDEFASFPRRRFHVEPGPREKALLAEDPILKPFKSYKKSVKQLKRIGNVLTVVVVAGCCYEIYVRAVTRENARKQ